From Nitrospinota bacterium, a single genomic window includes:
- a CDS encoding aldehyde dehydrogenase (NADP(+)) encodes MPFRKSQPILLAGEWREADAIDTFHAVNPMTKKVIDIEYPISSMKDVEFALGKATKASEQLLKVPPEQIGDFLECYAELIEKRRIELVEMAFEETALPKEPRLNTIELPRTTDQLRQAAAASKERSWKMPIIDTKVNIRSIFASLEGAVVVFGPNNFPFAFNSVSGGDFAAAIAAGNPVIAKANPSHPSTTRLLAEEALKALKEVKLPLFSVQLLYGLRYEDGEKMVSHPLVGATAYTGSKKAGLKLKAAADRAGKPIYLEMSSINPVIILPGALEERREEVIEEFLTSFFMGTGQFCTKPGLVVMIKDEESEIFVEEVKKQLENRPMGTLLSEGVERNLDLSIEALQSAGAEKVTGGAKVSKEGYCFQNTLLRISGQKFLKNPKAFQQEAFGNAALFVLAENSEEILKIIRSLDGNLTASIYSHRHGKDNGIYDKIAPLLRRKVGRLLNDKMPTGVAVSPAMNHGGPYPATGHPGFTSVGIPASMLRFVMLQCYDNVREKRLPLELQDKNPTGKLWRRIDGEWTQGDVK; translated from the coding sequence AGCTCAATGAAAGATGTTGAGTTTGCCCTTGGTAAGGCGACAAAAGCATCTGAACAGTTATTAAAAGTTCCTCCAGAGCAGATTGGAGATTTTCTTGAGTGTTATGCGGAGCTTATTGAAAAGCGAAGAATTGAGTTGGTTGAAATGGCCTTTGAAGAAACCGCCCTTCCTAAGGAGCCGAGGCTCAACACAATAGAACTCCCAAGAACAACAGACCAGCTGAGACAGGCAGCTGCTGCGTCAAAGGAGAGGTCGTGGAAAATGCCCATCATTGATACAAAGGTAAATATTCGTTCAATTTTTGCTTCCCTTGAAGGTGCTGTGGTTGTTTTTGGCCCCAACAACTTTCCCTTTGCCTTTAATAGTGTCTCCGGTGGAGACTTTGCAGCTGCAATCGCAGCAGGAAATCCAGTAATAGCCAAAGCAAATCCTTCCCATCCCTCTACGACCCGCCTTCTTGCTGAAGAGGCACTAAAGGCATTAAAGGAGGTTAAATTACCCCTTTTTAGTGTTCAGCTTTTATATGGTTTAAGATACGAGGATGGAGAAAAGATGGTGTCCCATCCTTTGGTTGGAGCTACTGCATATACGGGATCAAAAAAAGCTGGTCTCAAACTAAAAGCAGCTGCAGATCGGGCAGGCAAACCTATATATTTAGAGATGAGCAGTATCAATCCTGTGATTATACTACCTGGTGCTCTTGAAGAAAGAAGAGAAGAGGTTATCGAGGAGTTTTTGACATCGTTTTTTATGGGAACGGGGCAGTTTTGCACTAAACCAGGTTTAGTAGTAATGATAAAAGATGAGGAATCAGAAATTTTTGTTGAAGAGGTTAAAAAACAATTAGAGAATAGACCGATGGGTACGCTTCTAAGCGAGGGCGTGGAGAGAAATCTTGATTTAAGTATCGAGGCATTGCAATCCGCAGGTGCAGAAAAAGTAACTGGCGGAGCTAAAGTTAGTAAAGAGGGTTATTGTTTCCAAAACACTCTCCTCAGAATAAGCGGACAAAAGTTTCTTAAAAACCCAAAAGCCTTCCAGCAAGAGGCTTTTGGTAATGCAGCGCTCTTTGTTTTAGCAGAAAATTCAGAGGAAATTTTAAAAATAATAAGATCTCTTGATGGAAATTTAACGGCTTCGATTTACAGTCATCGACATGGAAAAGATAATGGAATATATGATAAAATTGCTCCACTTCTCAGGAGAAAGGTGGGGCGGCTTTTAAATGATAAGATGCCAACAGGTGTTGCAGTATCTCCGGCCATGAATCACGGTGGACCTTATCCGGCAACAGGACACCCAGGCTTTACCTCTGTTGGTATTCCAGCTTCTATGCTGAGATTTGTCATGCTACAATGTTATGATAATGTCAGAGAAAAAAGGTTACCGCTTGAACTTCAAGATAAGAATCCAACAGGGAAGCTCTGGAGGAGGATTGACGGCGAGTGGACGCAGGGGGATGTAAAATAG